A single genomic interval of Antechinus flavipes isolate AdamAnt ecotype Samford, QLD, Australia chromosome 1, AdamAnt_v2, whole genome shotgun sequence harbors:
- the ALG1 gene encoding chitobiosyldiphosphodolichol beta-mannosyltransferase isoform X2, with protein MREDLAKNWNIRAVTVYDKPASFFTNTPLETQHQLFMKLGQTYSPFRASTEPLDPAFERSAFTELNPRNRKVTQLEGRPALLVSSTSWTEDEDFSILLKALERFEQWIIDGTNLPSLVCVITGKGPLKEHYGQIISQMCLKHVQICTPWLEAEDYPLLLGSADLGVCLHRSSSGLDLPMKVVDMFGCCLPVCAIHFQSLHELVKHEENGMVFMDSEELAAQLKMLFSEFSSPDNRLNQFRKNLKESKQLRWDESWERTVFPLFTHT; from the exons ATGAGAGAAGatttggcaaagaactggaatatAAG AGCTGTGACTGTCTATGATAAGCCAGCATCGTTTTTTACAAATACTCCCCTAGAGACACAACATCAGCTATTTATGAAGCTGGGCCAGACCTACTCACCATTCAGAGCAAG CACAGAACCCTTGGACCCAGCCTTTGAGAGATCTGCATTTACTGAGCTCAATCCTAGGAACAGGAAGGTGACACAACTTGAAGGACGACCAGCTTTGCTGGTCAGCAGCACAAGCTGGACAG AAGATGAAGATTTCTCCATCTTGCTGAAAGCTTTAGAAA ggtttgAACAATGGATCATTGATGGAACAAACCTCCCTTCTCTAGTCTGTGTGATAACAG GTAAAGGACCTCTTAAAGAGCATTATGGCCAAATCATCAGCCAAATGTGCCTCAAGCATGTTCAGATCTGCACACCATGGTTAGAAGCTGAAGATTATCCTTTGCTTTTGG GATCAGCAGATCTTGGTGTCTGCCTCCACAGATCCTCCAGTGGCTTGGATCTTCCCATGAAAGTGGTAGATATGTTTGGTTGCTGCTTACCTGTTTGTGCAATACATTTCCAGAG tttacatGAACTTGTGAAACATGAAGAAAATGGCATGGTCTTTATGGACTCTGAGGAGCTTGCAGCTCAGCTGAAG atgcTCTTCTCAGAATTTTCCAGTCCTGATAACAGATTGAACCAGTTCAGAAAAAATCTTAAGGAATCAAAGCAGCTTCGCTGGGATGAGAGTTGGGAACGGACTGTGTTCCCTTTGTTTACTCACACTTGA